Proteins found in one Salinimonas lutimaris genomic segment:
- a CDS encoding mercuric transporter MerT family protein gives MSQKESNLPIIGGVIAAVGAGLCCAGPFVLLLLGVSGSWIGNLTLLEPYRPIFILLVLALFGFAGWKVYRPVEDCEPGTACAVPQVRKRRQVIFWLTALTALVLVTSNYWIVWFA, from the coding sequence GTGTCACAGAAAGAATCCAATCTACCTATTATTGGCGGCGTTATCGCGGCTGTTGGCGCTGGCCTGTGCTGCGCTGGTCCTTTCGTGTTGTTGCTGCTAGGCGTGAGTGGCTCCTGGATTGGTAATTTAACCTTGTTAGAACCTTATCGTCCCATTTTTATCCTGCTGGTTTTAGCCTTATTTGGCTTCGCAGGCTGGAAGGTCTATCGCCCCGTTGAGGACTGTGAGCCAGGCACCGCCTGTGCAGTTCCTCAAGTGCGAAAACGCCGGCAGGTGATCTTTTGGTTAACGGCACTGACTGCGTTGGTGCTAGTCACCAGCAATTATTGGATTGTCTGGTTTGCCTGA
- a CDS encoding DNA-binding protein, whose protein sequence is MARAGVTYHDIAKAAEAIKTQGQEPTVDRVREHLGTGSKSTIAPLLKRWRSDNGEAADVSGLPNDLVEVVKSLHERVQQMADHRIEQARQEFETLKEELRKELTHADNTMAQLTARQRDLENQTERLSKEKSEQSRSLEDARVSLAKAESQRDEAAARIVELKESVAELKQENKDIRDHFEHYQQRTAEDRQQEREQFRSVNQGLNDQIQDLQHRLAQAESRASELFDANVQLQRHADELKRANGALNSDVKGKIEDVQNLKHELEEAVAKCREYQHQNDHLAQNMAVLTTQKADVDKQVAVLSQTLETTKTELKTTQDKAALLIDENKVILQEKAVIQGQFKQLQSSL, encoded by the coding sequence ATGGCCCGTGCCGGAGTCACTTATCACGATATCGCTAAAGCCGCTGAAGCCATTAAAACGCAAGGCCAGGAACCCACGGTGGATCGGGTGCGCGAACACCTGGGCACCGGCAGCAAAAGCACCATCGCGCCATTGCTCAAGCGTTGGCGGTCAGACAATGGGGAGGCGGCCGATGTCAGTGGGCTGCCGAACGACCTCGTCGAGGTGGTAAAGTCCCTGCATGAGCGGGTACAGCAGATGGCCGACCACCGTATCGAACAAGCTCGCCAGGAATTCGAGACTTTAAAGGAAGAACTCCGCAAAGAGTTGACCCATGCCGACAACACCATGGCGCAACTAACTGCCCGACAACGGGACCTGGAGAACCAGACCGAACGGCTGAGCAAAGAAAAAAGCGAGCAAAGTCGGTCCCTGGAAGACGCGCGTGTCAGCCTGGCCAAGGCCGAGTCCCAGCGGGACGAAGCTGCTGCACGGATTGTTGAATTGAAGGAGAGCGTTGCGGAACTCAAACAAGAAAATAAGGATATCCGCGATCATTTCGAACATTACCAGCAGCGTACTGCCGAAGACCGCCAGCAGGAGCGCGAACAATTCCGTTCAGTTAACCAGGGGCTGAACGATCAGATCCAGGATCTGCAACACCGGCTCGCCCAGGCTGAGTCGAGAGCGTCAGAGCTGTTTGACGCCAATGTGCAGTTACAACGACATGCCGATGAATTAAAACGGGCCAATGGGGCGCTAAATAGCGACGTGAAGGGAAAGATAGAAGATGTCCAGAACCTGAAACACGAGCTTGAAGAAGCCGTGGCAAAGTGCCGGGAATACCAGCATCAAAATGATCATTTGGCGCAAAACATGGCCGTGCTCACCACTCAGAAAGCTGATGTTGATAAGCAAGTGGCCGTCTTATCCCAAACACTGGAGACCACAAAAACCGAATTGAAAACCACCCAGGATAAAGCGGCGCTTCTGATCGACGAGAATAAAGTCATTCTTCAGGAAAAAGCCGTGATCCAAGGTCAATTTAAACAGCTCCAAAGTTCGCTGTAG
- a CDS encoding TolC family protein — protein sequence MSAFRRKLNVTLTLLTIAVSAGVGAQSLPPLDSLVTTAIANDPWLNGSKLSQQAMQQKAIAASTLPDPVVKVGMLNLPVDSGSFSQENMTQLQVGVTQMLARGQSLELEQQKLNLAASIAPSQRDTRKAAIARAVSLLWLDIYLAKESIVLIEQNKTLFEQAKRIAETAYSSGLGEASQQDVILAELELIQLEDRLAEKYQQLEIQLHTLNQWLLNPRTGANSSLLTVSDVVDSQPHEVDSKGNLPEFRLKFSEAWLNTQIHRTEVLERLLTHPSITAIDLEQQVREKDVSLARQSLKPQWSVNASYAYRDENAMGDSRSDLFSVGVSFDVPLFTDNKQQKQISAAIYNAEAFKTEKHLAIRKLLSQVASFSAKLTRLNERQSLYTARILPQTTLQSKASLNAYTNDTGDFSEVIRSRVTELTNQLTLLTLNVSVAKTKAQLNYLLAPFSLTSASSTSALTKEQGSASNE from the coding sequence ATGTCAGCTTTCAGGCGCAAACTTAATGTCACTCTGACACTGCTAACCATTGCTGTATCGGCGGGTGTCGGCGCGCAATCACTACCACCACTGGACTCACTGGTTACCACGGCAATAGCAAATGACCCCTGGCTAAATGGCAGTAAACTTTCACAACAGGCGATGCAGCAAAAGGCGATTGCGGCAAGTACGTTGCCTGATCCTGTTGTGAAAGTGGGTATGCTGAATTTACCGGTAGATTCAGGCAGCTTTTCGCAGGAAAACATGACACAACTGCAGGTGGGTGTAACGCAAATGCTTGCGCGAGGCCAGTCGTTAGAGTTAGAGCAACAAAAACTCAACCTTGCTGCCTCTATTGCGCCCTCTCAGCGTGACACTCGCAAAGCGGCTATTGCAAGGGCGGTTTCATTGTTGTGGTTAGATATATACCTGGCCAAAGAGTCGATTGTTCTTATTGAACAAAACAAAACCTTATTTGAACAGGCTAAACGAATTGCCGAAACAGCTTACTCAAGCGGTTTAGGCGAGGCCAGCCAGCAAGATGTGATTCTTGCTGAACTGGAGCTTATTCAGCTAGAAGATAGATTAGCAGAAAAATATCAACAGCTTGAAATTCAATTGCATACACTTAATCAGTGGTTGTTAAACCCACGAACGGGTGCAAACTCTTCGTTACTGACGGTAAGTGACGTCGTTGACAGCCAGCCCCATGAGGTTGATTCAAAAGGCAACCTGCCTGAGTTCAGACTGAAATTTTCTGAAGCCTGGTTGAACACTCAGATACATCGCACTGAAGTTCTGGAAAGATTATTGACCCATCCCTCCATCACTGCCATTGATTTAGAGCAACAGGTTCGTGAGAAAGATGTGTCGCTGGCCAGACAAAGCCTTAAGCCACAATGGAGTGTGAACGCATCGTATGCCTACCGCGACGAAAACGCCATGGGTGATTCGCGCTCAGACTTGTTCAGTGTCGGAGTCAGCTTCGATGTACCGTTGTTTACGGACAACAAACAGCAAAAGCAAATTTCGGCCGCTATCTACAATGCCGAGGCGTTTAAAACCGAAAAACATCTTGCGATAAGAAAGCTGCTGTCGCAGGTTGCCTCGTTCAGTGCGAAACTGACCCGTTTAAACGAACGTCAGTCTCTCTATACTGCCCGAATTTTGCCACAAACCACGCTACAGTCGAAAGCGTCACTGAATGCCTATACCAACGATACGGGCGATTTTTCTGAAGTGATTCGTAGTCGTGTTACCGAGTTGACCAATCAACTTACCCTATTGACATTAAATGTAAGTGTGGCGAAAACAAAAGCGCAGCTTAACTATCTGCTGGCCCCTTTTTCATTAACATCAGCATCGTCAACATCAGCCCTTACTAAAGAACAGGGATCTGCTTCAAATGAATAA
- a CDS encoding copper resistance system multicopper oxidase, translating to MQDIAQGRRKFVLGALGVGAAAALSRVAPVWATPQGRNFKDQVLTSDIIHLDIANARMPIGHKSGNAIAINGQMPGPLIRLREGQRANLHVSNQLAEDTSIHWHGILLPENMDGVPGVSFAGIKPGETFKYAFDVEQYGTYWYHSHSGLQEQRGHLGPLIIEPKDGDIGADREHTIVLSDWTFEDPHDVLRKLKVAEGYYNYQKRTIFDTLDDVAEQGLAKTWKQREMWGDMRMSPRDIADVTGSTYTYLMNGRTPDDNWQALFSPGEKVRLRIINGSAMTFFDFRIPGLEMTVVAADGQPVKPVKIDEFRIGVAEVYDVIVEPTSAKPFTFFAESFDRSGFARGTLTPQMGMSAAIPERREMTERGMAAMGMSGMKMNDNKDGMKMGSDKQGSMKNMDKMSGSGHSGGASAHSHAKTKADTSALPVENIIIEHDDDHHGAGAAMIAKNPQSRLDEPGIGLEDAPRRVLVYTDLEGAHPWPDEREPSRQIELHLTGNMERYMWSFDGVKYNEVDGPVNFKFGERLRLVMVNDTMMDHPIHLHGMWMELENGNYPRPRKHTINLKPSEKVSLLITADAPGNWAFHCHLLYHMEAGMFRVVNVS from the coding sequence ATGCAAGATATTGCTCAAGGTAGAAGAAAGTTTGTATTGGGTGCGTTGGGTGTCGGTGCTGCCGCTGCGCTTTCTCGTGTAGCGCCAGTCTGGGCAACGCCTCAGGGCCGTAATTTCAAAGATCAGGTGCTTACCAGCGATATTATTCATTTAGATATTGCTAACGCCCGTATGCCTATTGGGCATAAATCTGGCAATGCAATTGCTATCAATGGGCAAATGCCGGGGCCGCTAATACGGCTACGCGAAGGTCAGCGTGCAAACTTGCATGTATCAAATCAACTCGCCGAAGATACGTCGATTCACTGGCATGGGATTCTGCTTCCCGAAAACATGGATGGCGTTCCGGGAGTGTCGTTTGCCGGCATCAAACCCGGGGAGACCTTTAAATATGCCTTTGATGTAGAGCAATACGGTACATACTGGTATCACAGCCATTCAGGCTTACAAGAACAGCGTGGGCACTTAGGGCCTTTGATTATTGAACCTAAAGACGGTGACATAGGCGCAGACCGTGAACATACGATTGTGCTTAGTGACTGGACTTTTGAAGACCCCCACGATGTTTTGCGAAAACTGAAAGTGGCCGAGGGTTATTACAACTATCAAAAACGCACCATATTCGACACGCTTGATGATGTGGCTGAACAGGGTTTAGCCAAAACCTGGAAACAGCGTGAAATGTGGGGTGACATGCGCATGAGCCCCCGGGATATTGCTGATGTAACCGGCAGCACCTATACCTACCTGATGAACGGCCGGACCCCGGACGATAACTGGCAGGCTTTGTTCTCGCCGGGTGAAAAAGTCAGGCTGCGTATTATCAACGGCTCTGCTATGACCTTTTTCGACTTTAGAATTCCGGGTTTAGAAATGACCGTAGTAGCTGCCGATGGTCAACCCGTAAAACCTGTCAAAATTGACGAATTTCGAATCGGTGTAGCTGAAGTATACGATGTTATTGTCGAGCCTACTTCTGCCAAACCCTTTACCTTTTTTGCCGAAAGCTTTGACAGAAGTGGCTTTGCCCGCGGGACTCTGACTCCGCAAATGGGCATGTCGGCTGCTATACCAGAGCGCCGTGAAATGACCGAACGCGGCATGGCTGCCATGGGCATGAGCGGCATGAAAATGAATGACAACAAAGATGGCATGAAGATGGGCTCTGATAAACAGGGCAGTATGAAAAACATGGATAAAATGTCAGGCTCAGGTCATTCAGGCGGCGCTTCCGCGCACTCTCACGCCAAGACTAAAGCCGACACTAGCGCTCTGCCTGTAGAAAATATCATAATTGAGCATGATGATGACCATCACGGTGCCGGGGCGGCAATGATTGCTAAAAATCCTCAGTCCAGACTTGATGAGCCCGGTATTGGTCTTGAAGATGCCCCACGGCGAGTTCTGGTGTATACCGATTTAGAAGGTGCGCATCCCTGGCCGGATGAACGTGAGCCATCACGACAAATTGAACTGCACCTAACCGGTAATATGGAACGGTATATGTGGTCATTTGACGGTGTGAAATACAACGAGGTGGATGGGCCCGTTAACTTCAAATTTGGGGAACGTTTACGTCTTGTGATGGTGAACGACACTATGATGGACCATCCGATTCACTTACACGGAATGTGGATGGAGCTTGAAAACGGTAATTATCCGCGTCCTCGCAAACACACTATCAATTTGAAGCCCAGTGAAAAAGTATCGCTACTGATTACTGCTGATGCCCCTGGCAACTGGGCATTTCACTGCCATCTACTTTATCACATGGAAGCCGGTATGTTTCGTGTCGTCAATGTGTCTTAA
- a CDS encoding YnfA family protein, with protein sequence MNLLSIFTIFVITAVAEIVGCYLPWLVLKQNKSVWLLIPAALSLALFAWLLTLHPTAAGRTYAAYAGIYLGVALLWLRIVDGVALTRWDIAGALVALVGVTIIVIQPTAG encoded by the coding sequence ATGAATCTGCTGTCAATTTTCACAATATTTGTAATTACTGCGGTTGCCGAAATTGTAGGTTGTTATCTGCCGTGGCTGGTACTGAAACAGAACAAGTCGGTATGGTTGTTAATTCCTGCTGCGCTTTCGCTGGCGTTATTTGCGTGGCTGTTGACGCTTCACCCAACGGCGGCAGGTCGCACTTATGCTGCCTATGCGGGCATATATCTGGGCGTTGCTCTCCTCTGGTTGCGTATTGTTGACGGAGTGGCGCTCACCCGTTGGGACATCGCGGGGGCTTTGGTCGCATTGGTAGGGGTTACCATCATCGTTATACAGCCAACGGCCGGTTAG
- a CDS encoding copper resistance protein B, translated as MNNINKSILLVGTLSCFSTQAQVKPEWPSPVPEIITGQVFFDRLELTRTDEQENRAVWDMQAWYGSDYHRAVFKSEGENTQNDGKPTDLERAELLYGYLISPFWSFQVGAGVKGELSSESNLEEYAVFSFSGLAPYWFEMENSLRVNKEGDIQFVGEAEYEWLLSQTSYLQPRIELVANITDSEKYDRESGLSDLRIGLRYRHEIAREFAPYIGFYWSESLGNKRDKLKAMGEETSEKGMVIGARLWF; from the coding sequence ATGAATAACATCAACAAAAGTATTTTGCTTGTGGGCACACTAAGTTGCTTCAGTACACAAGCTCAGGTTAAACCCGAATGGCCTTCTCCTGTGCCTGAAATTATCACCGGTCAGGTATTTTTTGACCGGCTTGAATTAACCCGCACCGACGAACAGGAAAATCGGGCAGTGTGGGATATGCAGGCATGGTATGGAAGCGATTATCATCGTGCAGTATTTAAAAGCGAAGGTGAAAATACTCAAAATGACGGTAAGCCAACAGATCTTGAAAGAGCTGAACTTTTATATGGATATTTAATTTCACCATTCTGGTCTTTTCAGGTTGGTGCTGGTGTAAAAGGTGAATTGTCTTCCGAAAGTAATTTAGAAGAATACGCTGTATTTAGTTTTTCAGGATTAGCACCATACTGGTTTGAAATGGAAAACTCTTTAAGAGTAAATAAAGAAGGTGATATTCAATTTGTTGGCGAAGCTGAATATGAATGGTTATTATCCCAGACATCTTATTTACAACCAAGAATTGAATTGGTTGCTAATATAACCGATTCTGAAAAATACGATCGTGAAAGTGGTCTTAGTGATTTAAGAATAGGACTAAGATACCGACACGAAATAGCAAGAGAATTTGCCCCATACATTGGATTCTACTGGAGTGAATCTTTAGGTAATAAAAGGGATAAATTAAAAGCAATGGGCGAGGAAACGTCAGAAAAAGGTATGGTTATTGGAGCCAGACTTTGGTTTTAA
- a CDS encoding DUF305 domain-containing protein, which translates to MKYSRFFAMIATSTIAMFGLMYLNTYAMSHVFFSETRTYMAIYMGAVMAIIMLAFMLGMYSNKKLNTAIFIGAFIIFILGVFLVRSQTTVSDTSYMKAMIPHHSIAILTSERSNIEDKRTRELANGIIKAQRKEIKEMEWLINDIEKNGKAKTAAEAEARAIPDFKGKL; encoded by the coding sequence ATGAAATATTCAAGGTTTTTTGCAATGATTGCAACATCCACAATTGCTATGTTTGGATTGATGTATCTGAATACCTATGCAATGTCACATGTTTTCTTTAGTGAAACCAGAACATACATGGCTATTTACATGGGCGCGGTAATGGCAATTATCATGTTGGCATTTATGCTGGGTATGTATAGCAACAAGAAGTTAAATACCGCTATATTTATCGGCGCCTTTATCATTTTCATTTTAGGTGTGTTTTTAGTCCGTTCACAGACAACGGTATCAGACACTTCTTACATGAAAGCCATGATTCCGCACCACTCAATCGCGATTCTTACCAGTGAGCGTTCGAACATTGAAGACAAGCGCACCAGAGAGTTGGCGAACGGCATTATCAAGGCGCAGCGCAAAGAAATTAAAGAAATGGAATGGCTGATTAACGATATCGAAAAAAATGGCAAGGCTAAAACTGCTGCAGAGGCTGAAGCGCGCGCCATCCCTGACTTTAAAGGCAAGCTATAA
- the merC gene encoding organomercurial transporter MerC — protein sequence MEMLIQLLTRFGDKISSLGALVSAMGCAMCFPAIASLGAAVGLGFLSQWEGLFVNTLLPLFAWIALVLNGLGWFSHRQWHRSALGVVGPILLLLSLYPFFQYGWSSYVTYSALGLMVAVSLWDIFSPANKRCDDDSCAV from the coding sequence ATGGAAATGCTAATACAGTTACTGACCCGTTTCGGCGATAAGATTAGCTCATTGGGCGCGCTGGTTTCTGCTATGGGATGCGCCATGTGTTTCCCGGCCATCGCCAGCCTGGGCGCTGCGGTCGGGTTGGGTTTTCTCAGCCAATGGGAAGGTTTGTTTGTTAATACCCTGTTACCGTTGTTTGCCTGGATTGCCCTGGTACTCAACGGACTTGGCTGGTTCAGCCACCGGCAATGGCACCGTAGTGCGCTGGGTGTGGTCGGCCCCATTTTATTGCTGTTATCGCTCTATCCGTTTTTCCAATACGGCTGGAGCAGCTATGTCACCTATTCAGCGTTAGGCCTGATGGTTGCCGTATCGCTTTGGGATATTTTTTCACCCGCGAATAAACGCTGTGATGATGACAGCTGTGCTGTTTAA
- the merR gene encoding Hg(II)-responsive transcriptional regulator: protein MTRTISKVAKELAINIETVRFYERRGLIEQPPKPELGYRHYPDETVNRIRFIKRAQELGFTLEEIANLLSLNDRPCAQVQELAEYKLSAVMEKIADLKRLESALKALLTQCQSNNDDSHCPIIDSLQP, encoded by the coding sequence ATGACAAGAACTATCAGTAAAGTTGCCAAAGAACTGGCTATCAATATAGAAACCGTTCGCTTCTATGAGCGTCGTGGATTAATAGAGCAACCGCCAAAACCCGAGTTGGGCTACCGCCATTATCCCGATGAAACGGTTAATCGCATCCGGTTCATTAAGCGGGCGCAAGAATTGGGGTTTACCCTGGAAGAGATCGCCAACCTGCTAAGCTTGAATGACCGCCCATGTGCTCAGGTGCAGGAGCTGGCCGAGTATAAACTCAGCGCCGTCATGGAAAAAATTGCCGATCTGAAGCGGCTCGAAAGCGCACTCAAGGCATTATTGACGCAATGTCAGAGTAATAACGATGACTCACATTGTCCCATTATCGACTCCCTGCAACCTTAA
- a CDS encoding tyrosine-type recombinase/integrase, with product MNNKPPIQASNLSLRNKDATLVERQGPEPLRQYLQAATSDNTRKAYRSAIRQFEKWGGRLPSDRDTVVRYLLARAESLNPRTLDLHLTAISQWHHYQGLIDPVSDPLVRKTMEGVRRTHGQPKRKAKALRLEHVAQMVNHLRQLPTTKKKLRDIALVLTGFFGAFRRSELVAIRYGDLVWEPEGLLIRLSSSKTDQQASGLVRALPFGAPDCCPATAMKNWIELGGINEGPVFRPINRWDKIQPKALNPSAINELLKTLGNACQFDFVPELSSHSFRRGLSTSAARERVD from the coding sequence ATGAACAACAAACCGCCAATACAGGCTAGCAACTTGTCGTTACGTAATAAGGATGCGACCCTGGTTGAACGCCAGGGGCCCGAACCACTACGGCAATACCTCCAGGCAGCGACATCCGACAACACACGTAAAGCCTACCGTTCGGCCATTCGACAATTTGAAAAATGGGGTGGTCGCCTGCCCTCGGATCGGGATACTGTCGTGCGTTACCTGCTGGCCAGAGCCGAATCGCTTAATCCCCGAACCCTGGATCTGCACCTGACCGCTATTAGCCAATGGCACCATTATCAAGGGCTCATCGATCCAGTAAGTGATCCGTTGGTCCGCAAAACCATGGAAGGCGTTCGTCGTACCCATGGCCAACCCAAGCGCAAAGCCAAGGCATTGCGCTTGGAGCACGTCGCCCAAATGGTGAATCATTTGCGGCAACTACCAACCACCAAAAAGAAACTGAGGGATATCGCGCTGGTGTTGACCGGCTTTTTCGGTGCCTTTCGCCGTAGCGAATTGGTGGCCATTCGCTACGGTGATCTGGTGTGGGAACCTGAAGGACTTCTCATCCGGCTGTCTAGTTCCAAGACCGATCAACAAGCCTCCGGCTTAGTGCGAGCATTACCTTTCGGTGCACCAGACTGCTGTCCTGCTACGGCCATGAAAAACTGGATAGAACTGGGTGGCATTAATGAAGGTCCGGTTTTTCGCCCCATTAACCGGTGGGATAAGATTCAGCCTAAAGCGTTGAATCCCAGTGCCATTAATGAATTACTCAAGACTTTGGGTAACGCCTGCCAGTTCGATTTTGTACCGGAATTGAGCAGCCATAGCTTCCGGCGCGGCCTCTCTACATCGGCAGCCCGAGAACGAGTTGATTAA
- a CDS encoding DUF411 domain-containing protein: MSTIFRSLGAILFLFSTAGYAESAQTEHQSQALPEKASSALTVFKSPSCGCCGKWVQHIHNEGFKAVVKDTAQLSAIKKHYQIAPRYQSCHTAVSRDSYVFEGHIPARYIQKFIDNPVADAIGLTVPAMPVGSPGMEVGERFQPYQILLLHRDGTQSPYAQIDAYGEQF, from the coding sequence ATGTCTACTATTTTTCGTTCGCTTGGCGCGATATTATTTTTATTTTCGACCGCAGGTTATGCAGAATCTGCCCAGACTGAGCACCAGTCTCAGGCTCTGCCTGAAAAAGCATCTTCAGCGCTTACTGTCTTCAAATCTCCGTCATGCGGATGCTGTGGAAAATGGGTCCAGCATATTCATAACGAAGGATTTAAGGCGGTGGTCAAAGACACTGCACAATTATCTGCCATAAAGAAACATTACCAGATAGCTCCACGTTATCAGTCCTGTCATACCGCGGTTAGTCGTGACAGTTATGTTTTTGAAGGGCATATTCCGGCCCGGTATATACAAAAATTCATTGATAACCCGGTGGCCGATGCGATCGGCCTGACTGTACCTGCCATGCCTGTGGGCAGCCCGGGGATGGAAGTAGGCGAGCGCTTTCAGCCCTATCAGATTTTACTTTTGCATCGCGATGGTACGCAAAGCCCATATGCACAAATTGATGCCTACGGGGAACAATTTTAA
- a CDS encoding HipA domain-containing protein translates to MLNNISRLCSKWLNPTLLPAGPLLSHSSNAYKDRLAFFQSQVVFWMLAAIDGHAKNFSIALNADGYRLTPFYDVISAYPYFGQGNIQRQKIKMAMKVHSKNKHYRWHDITARHWLAHGSYLGISKDDILSILSTLSANVEPALSQTFEEANAYFDVAVGESISAGTLKCKNKINALLDS, encoded by the coding sequence ATGTTGAATAATATCAGCCGCTTATGCTCAAAGTGGCTAAATCCAACGCTTTTACCGGCCGGACCTCTACTTAGCCATTCATCCAATGCTTATAAAGACAGGCTCGCTTTTTTCCAGTCTCAGGTTGTTTTCTGGATGCTTGCGGCCATTGACGGCCACGCGAAAAATTTCAGTATTGCACTTAATGCCGACGGGTACCGGCTGACGCCGTTCTACGACGTAATCAGTGCTTATCCCTATTTTGGCCAGGGCAACATTCAGCGACAAAAGATAAAGATGGCGATGAAGGTGCATAGCAAGAACAAGCATTACCGTTGGCATGATATAACCGCGCGACACTGGCTAGCTCATGGCTCTTACTTAGGCATCAGTAAGGACGACATTCTCAGCATTTTGTCGACTTTATCAGCCAATGTCGAACCGGCCCTCTCGCAAACCTTCGAAGAAGCAAATGCGTATTTTGATGTGGCGGTGGGCGAATCAATATCAGCAGGTACGTTGAAGTGTAAAAACAAAATTAATGCGCTCTTGGATAGCTAA
- the merP gene encoding mercury resistance system periplasmic binding protein MerP, translated as MKKIALLSLLALTSLTAFAAPKTVTLEVPTMNCVTCPFTVKNALKNVEGVSKAEVTFETKLAVVTFDDEKTTVKALTEATTNAGYPSTLKE; from the coding sequence ATGAAGAAAATTGCCTTGTTGTCTTTGCTAGCCTTGACCAGCCTGACCGCTTTTGCTGCGCCGAAAACAGTTACTTTGGAAGTTCCAACCATGAACTGTGTGACCTGCCCCTTTACGGTCAAAAATGCCTTAAAAAATGTTGAGGGTGTGAGTAAAGCTGAAGTCACCTTTGAAACCAAATTGGCAGTTGTCACATTCGACGACGAAAAAACCACAGTAAAAGCACTGACCGAAGCCACCACTAATGCGGGTTATCCATCAACGCTCAAGGAGTAA
- a CDS encoding MauE/DoxX family redox-associated membrane protein encodes MSKKAIIYRMATDEHICPYGLRSVDLLKREGYDIEDHKLTSREETDRFKEKHDVETTPQTFIDNKRVGGYDELRDFFDKDEAGQQGTTYTPVIAIFSVAALLTLALQWFVSGDFFSIRTLMLFIAFSMSLLAVQKLQDLYSFTNSFITYDLLAMKWVRYGYIYPFVEAYVGIGMVAQLPALMVAPFSLFIGTVGAVSVIKAVYIDKRELKCACVGGDSNVPLGFISLSENLFMIVGALIMLFW; translated from the coding sequence ATGAGCAAGAAAGCAATCATTTATCGAATGGCCACCGATGAGCATATTTGCCCGTATGGACTGCGCTCTGTCGACCTGTTGAAAAGAGAAGGCTACGACATTGAGGACCATAAATTAACATCCAGAGAAGAAACCGACCGCTTTAAAGAAAAGCATGATGTTGAAACAACGCCGCAAACGTTTATCGACAATAAACGTGTGGGCGGCTACGACGAGCTGCGTGACTTTTTTGATAAAGATGAAGCTGGCCAGCAGGGCACCACCTATACTCCGGTTATCGCTATATTTTCGGTAGCTGCGCTATTAACGCTTGCACTTCAATGGTTTGTATCGGGTGACTTTTTCTCAATACGAACATTGATGCTGTTTATTGCATTTTCAATGTCGCTGTTAGCGGTTCAGAAACTCCAGGATCTATATAGCTTTACTAACTCATTTATCACTTATGACTTACTGGCGATGAAGTGGGTGCGTTACGGATATATTTACCCGTTTGTTGAAGCTTATGTGGGTATTGGCATGGTGGCGCAATTGCCTGCGCTTATGGTCGCGCCATTCTCGTTGTTTATCGGTACCGTGGGCGCGGTATCGGTTATTAAAGCCGTATACATTGATAAGCGAGAGTTAAAATGTGCTTGCGTAGGTGGCGATAGTAACGTACCCCTGGGCTTTATCTCACTGTCAGAGAACCTGTTTATGATAGTAGGCGCACTGATCATGTTGTTCTGGTAG